From the Leucobacter denitrificans genome, one window contains:
- a CDS encoding putative B6 ABC transporter permease subunit 2: MTASTPTLEDAGPETRAIEATRRPQSTKLSQGLEVVIRTITPVVLALVVGGLIIWVMGVNPLDFYGDIFYLGIAGTGWQKTLTAMAPLLIIGLGLIIAFRAQLWNLGYNGAYLIAAAVVAGTAPDILATLPFAVAIVLLFAIAVVIGVVLGFLPAWLKAKYGTNEIITSLMVSFIAISGANILVKGPFQDVEVTVPQTRVLDLNLMLPYIPGTRVHVGFVIAIILVLVFHYILTKSSFGLKVDILGASPKAATHAGLDARKLIITVFLLSSGMIAFAGAIDMLGLWGYMRTNWNPVYGDKVLPFVFLARLNPLGSIPLIAFYAILATGGTIAAQQAGLSVDFLLIIVALILFFMTVIEYLGNRKDLGKSYLPAGLFKSAKKH; encoded by the coding sequence ATGACGGCCTCTACCCCCACACTTGAAGACGCGGGACCAGAAACTCGCGCGATTGAAGCAACACGTAGACCACAGTCCACCAAGCTGTCCCAGGGACTCGAGGTTGTGATTCGTACGATCACGCCAGTCGTTCTCGCGCTCGTCGTCGGTGGGCTCATCATCTGGGTGATGGGTGTCAATCCGCTCGACTTCTATGGCGACATCTTCTACCTTGGAATTGCCGGAACAGGCTGGCAGAAGACCCTCACCGCAATGGCACCTCTGCTCATTATTGGGCTGGGACTGATCATCGCGTTTCGGGCACAACTCTGGAACCTTGGATACAACGGTGCGTATCTCATCGCAGCGGCGGTGGTGGCCGGCACAGCGCCAGACATTCTTGCCACGCTCCCGTTCGCTGTAGCAATCGTTCTCCTGTTTGCGATTGCAGTTGTTATTGGCGTCGTGCTCGGCTTCCTGCCCGCCTGGCTGAAAGCAAAGTACGGCACAAATGAAATCATTACCAGCTTGATGGTGTCATTCATTGCCATCAGTGGTGCGAACATCCTGGTGAAGGGGCCCTTCCAAGATGTCGAAGTGACCGTCCCTCAGACACGAGTGCTCGACCTCAACCTGATGCTTCCATACATTCCTGGCACGCGGGTGCATGTGGGTTTTGTCATCGCAATCATCTTGGTGCTGGTGTTTCACTACATACTCACAAAGTCGTCGTTCGGGCTGAAGGTCGATATCTTGGGGGCGAGCCCGAAGGCAGCAACGCACGCCGGACTCGATGCAAGAAAGCTCATCATCACGGTATTTCTGCTCTCGAGCGGAATGATTGCGTTTGCCGGAGCGATCGACATGCTTGGCTTGTGGGGCTACATGCGCACGAACTGGAACCCCGTATATGGTGACAAGGTTTTGCCGTTCGTGTTCCTCGCACGTCTGAACCCGCTTGGATCGATTCCGCTCATCGCGTTCTATGCGATCCTCGCAACTGGCGGCACCATCGCTGCGCAGCAAGCTGGTCTGTCCGTCGATTTCCTTCTCATTATTGTTGCGCTCATCCTGTTCTTCATGACGGTTATCGAATACCTCGGCAACCGTAAAGATCTTGGAAAGAGCTACCTGCCTGCCGGTCTGTTCAAGTCCGCCAAGAAGCACTAA
- a CDS encoding IclR family transcriptional regulator, whose protein sequence is MTVESISTQFGISVPSAYRYISLLRELYLIEETGRGAYSLTPQMFRLASVAESSIDIGNLGMPVVNRLVGETHETVLILRRIGDSAVCVASSQPDKQATISFLQGHLMPLHRGAGSKVLLAATQIEEQRKYLAHLEERLGPDWGEELKSELSAIRKQHFAISSAEVDEGIYAVAAPIVVEGRTVAALSIAGLEFRLSEERRGELLQKVREGAREISDMMSIPQVVA, encoded by the coding sequence GTGACCGTTGAGAGCATTTCGACCCAATTCGGCATCTCGGTACCGAGCGCATATAGGTATATCTCGTTGCTTCGTGAGCTCTACCTCATCGAGGAAACGGGAAGGGGTGCGTATTCGCTGACTCCACAGATGTTCCGACTTGCATCTGTTGCCGAATCGTCGATCGACATTGGAAATCTCGGAATGCCCGTCGTTAACCGACTTGTCGGGGAGACACACGAGACGGTGCTCATTCTGCGGAGGATCGGCGATTCGGCAGTGTGCGTTGCCTCATCGCAACCAGATAAGCAGGCGACGATCTCGTTCCTGCAGGGGCATCTCATGCCTCTGCACCGCGGTGCCGGGTCGAAGGTGTTACTTGCTGCGACACAAATTGAGGAACAGCGTAAGTACCTCGCGCATCTCGAGGAGCGACTTGGCCCAGACTGGGGGGAAGAGCTGAAGAGTGAGCTTTCGGCGATACGTAAGCAGCATTTTGCGATCTCCTCCGCTGAGGTCGATGAGGGCATTTATGCGGTTGCTGCGCCGATTGTCGTGGAGGGGCGCACCGTCGCTGCGCTATCGATTGCCGGACTGGAGTTCCGGCTATCGGAAGAGCGTCGGGGTGAGTTGCTGCAAAAGGTGAGAGAAGGCGCACGCGAAATCAGCGACATGATGAGCATCCCGCAGGTCGTCGCGTAG
- a CDS encoding alpha/beta fold hydrolase: MTEAKVSQQVVRTVDVGGANGPQRIVYAESGHGEDTVFLFHGVTANHRVWAPIQAELSRRFRVIAVDQRGHGRSDKPAAGYGAADYSDDVRGLVAQLGGPGRNVLVGHSLGSRNSIVTAARYPEIIDGIVAIDFNPFIETEVFDTLAARVGGGDQRFATTAEVETYLQQRYKKMPKDAVERRAEYGYEERDGVLVPLADPEAMRQTVEGLREDLTETYKRIAVPAVVIRGAESVLVTEQAFERSREVRPDLTYEVVEHADHYVPEEQPEAVARIVSDFIDRLEPRKEKE, encoded by the coding sequence ATGACTGAAGCGAAAGTTTCTCAGCAGGTCGTTCGCACTGTCGATGTTGGCGGTGCGAACGGCCCGCAGCGGATAGTATACGCAGAGAGCGGCCACGGCGAGGACACGGTGTTCCTTTTTCATGGAGTTACCGCGAATCACCGGGTTTGGGCACCTATCCAAGCCGAGCTGTCCCGGCGTTTCCGGGTTATCGCGGTGGATCAGCGTGGCCACGGACGCAGCGATAAGCCTGCCGCGGGGTATGGCGCTGCCGACTACAGTGACGACGTTCGAGGTCTTGTTGCTCAACTGGGAGGGCCAGGCAGGAATGTCTTGGTCGGACACTCGCTGGGTTCTCGGAACTCAATTGTGACTGCGGCCAGGTACCCGGAGATTATCGACGGCATTGTTGCCATTGACTTCAATCCCTTCATCGAGACTGAAGTGTTTGACACGCTCGCGGCGAGGGTCGGTGGTGGAGACCAGCGTTTTGCCACAACTGCTGAGGTCGAAACCTATCTCCAGCAGCGCTACAAGAAGATGCCGAAAGATGCAGTCGAGCGTCGCGCGGAATATGGGTATGAGGAGCGCGACGGTGTGCTCGTACCGCTTGCTGACCCAGAAGCGATGAGGCAGACAGTTGAAGGGCTACGTGAAGACCTCACGGAGACTTACAAGCGCATTGCGGTTCCTGCGGTTGTGATTCGCGGTGCCGAGAGTGTGCTGGTGACTGAGCAGGCATTTGAGCGTTCGCGAGAAGTGCGACCTGATCTCACATACGAGGTCGTTGAACACGCGGATCATTACGTACCAGAAGAACAACCAGAAGCTGTGGCACGCATCGTCAGTGACTTTATTGATCGACTCGAACCACGTAAAGAAAAGGAATAA
- a CDS encoding putative B6 ABC transporter substrate-binding protein, giving the protein MFFNHGKKRALRTGLVAATVVGLILTAGCSGRGDTGGGSGDGGGEEAAGQTVSQFAIVTPEKESDYGWNQQGIWAAQAAAEELGIDLDDNSNVGYDNTETILTQVAEGGNDLIIAHASGFNTAGHRVGMTTGVPTLVVDFDKNEPGKVATIITQAQEGAYLAGVAAANKTETNTVGIVASAEDLNWFLMSGGFAQGVYSVDPSINVVIAYVGPAGYGDSAGGTNVMNQVIAAGADVIMGMGDGATMGYLQAIESASTDYPLSYIATIGDVTEIVEDPALVLTSVLWNFKDSYVQAIKDVEAGTFGTETYELTVANGGLTLQETDNLTGDIAAAVEAAQAGIADGSITIERATDKDAVQAIIDAKGK; this is encoded by the coding sequence GTGTTCTTTAATCATGGTAAAAAGCGGGCACTCCGCACCGGCTTGGTAGCCGCAACTGTCGTCGGCCTGATCCTTACAGCAGGATGCTCGGGTCGCGGTGACACTGGCGGTGGATCAGGCGATGGCGGCGGTGAAGAAGCAGCAGGTCAAACAGTCTCGCAGTTCGCAATCGTCACCCCTGAAAAGGAATCCGATTACGGTTGGAACCAGCAGGGTATCTGGGCTGCCCAAGCAGCAGCCGAGGAACTAGGAATCGACCTCGACGACAACTCGAACGTTGGGTACGACAATACCGAGACGATTCTCACCCAGGTTGCTGAGGGCGGAAATGACCTCATCATTGCGCACGCGAGCGGCTTTAACACTGCAGGCCACCGAGTGGGAATGACCACAGGCGTGCCAACACTCGTCGTCGACTTCGATAAGAACGAGCCCGGCAAGGTTGCCACGATCATTACCCAGGCACAGGAGGGTGCATATCTCGCGGGCGTCGCTGCAGCGAACAAGACTGAGACGAACACGGTCGGAATAGTCGCCTCGGCTGAGGACCTCAACTGGTTCCTGATGTCCGGAGGCTTCGCGCAGGGCGTGTACAGCGTTGATCCATCGATCAACGTCGTGATTGCCTACGTTGGTCCGGCCGGATACGGTGACTCGGCAGGTGGAACGAACGTGATGAATCAGGTCATCGCGGCGGGAGCCGATGTCATCATGGGTATGGGTGACGGAGCGACGATGGGTTACCTCCAGGCCATCGAGAGCGCCTCGACTGACTACCCCCTGTCGTACATCGCAACGATCGGTGACGTTACCGAGATCGTAGAAGATCCTGCACTTGTGCTCACGTCAGTGCTCTGGAACTTCAAGGATTCGTACGTGCAAGCGATCAAGGATGTTGAAGCTGGCACGTTCGGTACAGAGACCTATGAGCTCACTGTAGCCAACGGCGGACTGACGCTCCAAGAAACCGACAACCTCACCGGTGACATCGCCGCAGCTGTTGAGGCTGCCCAGGCGGGCATCGCTGACGGCAGCATCACCATTGAGCGCGCGACTGATAAGGACGCCGTTCAAGCAATCATCGACGCAAAGGGCAAGTAA
- a CDS encoding 3-hydroxyacyl-CoA dehydrogenase family protein has product MRESLALVDEGIISKEDMDICVRWGIGFKLAVVGPMRLLDMAGLDTYNNVASYLNRDLSKTDGVPQVITDNIEAQTFGFKSGKGLFEYGEGDVAAKRAQIVSQLIQVRNAMPKPLSSDQV; this is encoded by the coding sequence ATGCGTGAAAGCCTCGCGCTCGTCGACGAAGGCATCATCTCGAAGGAAGACATGGACATTTGTGTGCGGTGGGGCATTGGCTTCAAGCTCGCCGTAGTCGGCCCGATGCGTCTTCTCGATATGGCTGGCCTCGACACCTACAACAATGTTGCGAGCTACCTCAATCGTGACCTCTCGAAGACGGACGGAGTTCCCCAAGTGATCACCGACAACATTGAAGCGCAGACCTTCGGCTTCAAGTCAGGTAAGGGCCTGTTCGAGTACGGTGAGGGCGATGTCGCGGCGAAGCGAGCGCAGATCGTGTCGCAACTCATCCAGGTGCGCAACGCAATGCCCAAGCCACTGAGCAGTGACCAGGTGTAA
- a CDS encoding YbhB/YbcL family Raf kinase inhibitor-like protein, with the protein MGLNIQDLAISSPDIASLGAIDDAFAAETGNQVPRLEISGVPAEAVELAVILHDPDAPLPQGFTHWTVYGIDPQSADVTSGRVGPNGIGEASYSGPQPPHGHGQHHYYFWVYALSRKVEGEPSREEFLANYADAIVEQNRLVGTYQR; encoded by the coding sequence ATGGGACTGAACATTCAAGATCTTGCCATTTCTAGCCCGGACATCGCGTCACTTGGTGCAATCGATGATGCGTTTGCTGCGGAGACAGGGAATCAAGTTCCGCGTTTGGAAATCAGCGGGGTACCCGCTGAGGCTGTCGAGCTAGCGGTCATTCTGCACGACCCAGACGCACCCCTTCCACAGGGTTTCACACACTGGACCGTTTACGGGATTGATCCACAGAGTGCAGATGTGACATCGGGACGCGTTGGGCCGAACGGCATTGGGGAGGCCTCTTACTCCGGACCTCAGCCGCCGCACGGTCACGGCCAGCACCACTACTACTTTTGGGTCTACGCATTGAGCCGTAAGGTTGAAGGGGAGCCAAGCCGCGAAGAGTTCCTTGCAAACTATGCAGACGCGATAGTAGAGCAGAATCGACTGGTAGGTACTTATCAGCGGTAA
- a CDS encoding pyridoxal-phosphate-dependent aminotransferase family protein: MNHSTEVFTLSAGPTMATHRTLAALGQPIMYHYDPVFLETFGRTQRKAAEVFKTKNDMLLMQGEAIVALEGAARSLTKPGMKVLNLVQGVFGKGMGYWLESFGAELHEIEVAYNDAVSPEAVEKYLQENPGIGLITMVHSETPSGTLTDCAAIGPIAKRYGALTLVDAVSSIGGLEFETDEWQLDIVVTGAQKCLAGPPGIGMVSVSPAAWEQIESNPNSPRASYVSLLDWKEKWLEGGAFPFTPSVSDVHGLESVLDQVLEEGLDNAIVRHTNAASATRAGAQAMGLELWAASESIAANCVTSVRVPGDLEHLDIRAHVRAKYGVMLSSGQGAGNLMRLAHMGPSANAMYPIVGLTALGQGLRDLGAQVDLGAGIEAAMSVIAQNN, translated from the coding sequence ATGAATCACAGTACTGAAGTATTTACACTGTCGGCCGGACCAACGATGGCCACACACCGAACACTCGCGGCCCTCGGGCAACCGATCATGTACCACTACGATCCGGTGTTCCTAGAAACGTTCGGGCGCACGCAACGCAAGGCTGCAGAAGTGTTCAAGACGAAGAACGACATGCTCCTCATGCAGGGTGAGGCTATCGTTGCGCTTGAGGGTGCTGCGCGGTCACTTACGAAGCCCGGCATGAAGGTGCTCAACCTAGTGCAGGGTGTATTCGGCAAAGGCATGGGGTACTGGCTGGAAAGCTTCGGCGCCGAGCTCCATGAAATCGAAGTAGCGTACAACGATGCTGTTTCTCCCGAAGCCGTTGAGAAGTATCTGCAGGAAAACCCTGGCATCGGTCTGATCACGATGGTCCATTCCGAGACACCCTCGGGTACTCTTACTGATTGCGCGGCGATCGGCCCGATCGCGAAGCGTTACGGCGCGCTCACGCTTGTCGACGCGGTTTCGTCGATCGGTGGTCTCGAGTTCGAGACCGATGAGTGGCAGCTTGACATTGTTGTCACCGGCGCGCAGAAGTGCCTCGCGGGCCCTCCCGGGATCGGTATGGTCTCGGTGAGCCCTGCTGCATGGGAACAGATTGAGAGCAACCCCAACTCCCCACGTGCATCGTACGTGTCATTGCTTGACTGGAAGGAGAAGTGGCTTGAGGGTGGCGCCTTCCCATTCACGCCGTCGGTCTCAGACGTGCATGGCCTCGAATCAGTGCTTGACCAGGTGCTCGAAGAGGGGCTCGACAACGCAATTGTGCGCCACACGAATGCCGCATCGGCTACTCGTGCAGGTGCCCAAGCCATGGGCCTTGAGCTGTGGGCTGCGAGTGAATCGATCGCTGCAAATTGCGTGACTTCGGTACGCGTGCCGGGCGATCTGGAACACCTGGATATTCGTGCCCACGTTCGCGCGAAGTACGGTGTCATGCTCTCGAGCGGCCAGGGCGCGGGCAACCTCATGCGCCTCGCGCATATGGGGCCGAGCGCAAATGCTATGTACCCGATCGTGGGACTCACCGCACTCGGGCAAGGTCTCCGCGACCTAGGTGCCCAGGTCGATCTTGGTGCAGGAATTGAAGCAGCCATGAGCGTCATTGCTCAGAACAACTAG
- a CDS encoding ABC transporter permease — protein MIDFFSETFLTAFIVAVLASAIPLLLASIGETVGEQSGVLNIGMEGLMLVGGYFGFVGTLVSGSFWVGFLSGAAAGIALSMVMMVLCVWLGLNQIVVGIGIGLAGAGVSSVLYDFQFAESKPRLGLDTPWTIPFLSDLPVVGKGLFAQPGMFYVSLIILVLTSIWLYKTTPGLRLRSAGQKPASLDAAGGSVMRTRSLAVLFGGAMSGLGGAYLALISAGTFTPGMTNGVGFLAIVVAMLARGRFTWVLLISIVYGLFVAMGTVLQLTTLNIPNDVVHMMPFVAVMIVLTFFARRSALPPALATAYVRGAR, from the coding sequence ATGATCGATTTTTTTAGCGAAACATTTCTTACCGCGTTTATCGTCGCCGTGCTGGCGAGCGCGATTCCACTGCTGCTCGCCTCAATCGGTGAGACCGTTGGCGAGCAGTCCGGTGTGCTCAACATCGGTATGGAAGGTCTCATGCTCGTCGGTGGCTACTTCGGTTTCGTGGGAACCCTCGTGAGCGGAAGCTTCTGGGTTGGTTTTCTCAGTGGAGCGGCTGCAGGCATCGCACTGTCGATGGTCATGATGGTGCTCTGTGTTTGGTTAGGTCTGAATCAGATCGTCGTCGGTATCGGTATTGGACTAGCCGGTGCAGGTGTGAGCAGTGTGCTCTACGACTTCCAGTTCGCGGAGTCGAAGCCACGACTCGGGCTCGATACTCCTTGGACAATTCCTTTCCTCTCTGACCTTCCCGTCGTCGGGAAGGGCCTTTTTGCGCAGCCCGGAATGTTCTATGTCTCGCTCATAATCTTGGTGCTGACATCGATCTGGCTGTACAAGACGACACCAGGATTGCGCCTTCGTTCAGCTGGTCAGAAACCAGCTTCGCTGGATGCCGCCGGCGGCAGCGTCATGCGCACTCGATCACTTGCGGTGCTCTTTGGTGGAGCTATGTCAGGACTGGGTGGTGCATACCTCGCCCTAATCTCCGCGGGCACCTTCACTCCGGGCATGACGAACGGCGTGGGCTTCCTTGCGATCGTTGTCGCAATGCTCGCCCGTGGACGCTTCACCTGGGTACTGCTGATCTCGATCGTCTACGGTCTCTTCGTCGCTATGGGCACGGTACTTCAGCTCACCACTCTGAACATTCCAAATGACGTCGTTCACATGATGCCGTTTGTGGCCGTGATGATTGTGCTGACGTTCTTTGCTCGACGATCCGCGCTTCCTCCTGCGCTTGCGACTGCGTATGTGCGAGGTGCACGGTGA
- a CDS encoding ABC transporter substrate-binding protein: MKKRILPALALASAAALILTGCSSNGSSEGDGEAAVELDHVTVQLDYVPRGNHAMFFVGQDQGFFEEEGIVVDDIIKGTGSPDAMRIVGTGKADFGFGDLPTLATARSQGVEVTALAAVNQSSPLGMCSLAENHELNTAEDLIGLNVGVHPAGSTYIFWQALLAANGIEGKVNELTVTPPYESYLLTGNVDAIICYIDAEVPELEAKAGGPGSLSIMLGSENGYDVYGSGMFTSQALIDDNPDLVERFTRAYLKAFQWTIDNPEEAATILAASSAELAGKESIFIEQLQADIDFTFESDATASEGLGTMHEDVWQNTIDVLANQGVIETAPEASSVFDISFQKAAQ; this comes from the coding sequence GTGAAAAAGAGAATCCTCCCCGCACTGGCACTTGCCAGCGCAGCTGCACTGATCCTCACGGGTTGCAGCTCAAACGGCTCGTCAGAAGGAGACGGCGAGGCTGCGGTAGAGCTCGACCATGTCACAGTTCAGCTCGACTACGTTCCACGCGGAAATCACGCGATGTTCTTCGTCGGACAGGACCAGGGTTTCTTCGAAGAAGAGGGCATCGTCGTCGATGACATCATCAAGGGCACGGGATCGCCTGATGCCATGAGAATCGTTGGCACCGGCAAGGCCGACTTCGGCTTTGGTGACCTCCCAACGCTCGCAACCGCCCGTTCACAGGGTGTTGAAGTTACAGCTCTCGCAGCTGTAAACCAGTCGAGCCCACTCGGCATGTGCTCCCTCGCTGAGAATCACGAACTCAACACCGCTGAAGATCTCATTGGACTCAATGTTGGCGTACACCCTGCAGGGTCCACCTACATCTTCTGGCAAGCACTCCTCGCGGCAAACGGTATCGAAGGCAAGGTCAACGAACTCACCGTGACCCCTCCGTACGAGAGCTACCTGCTCACCGGCAACGTTGATGCAATCATTTGCTACATCGACGCCGAGGTGCCTGAGCTTGAGGCAAAGGCTGGCGGCCCGGGCAGCTTGAGCATCATGCTGGGATCCGAGAACGGCTACGACGTCTACGGATCAGGTATGTTCACGAGCCAGGCGCTCATTGATGACAACCCTGACCTCGTTGAGCGATTCACCCGCGCATACCTCAAGGCATTCCAGTGGACGATCGACAACCCAGAAGAAGCAGCAACGATTCTTGCGGCGTCGTCTGCTGAGCTGGCCGGCAAGGAGAGCATCTTCATCGAGCAGCTGCAGGCAGACATCGACTTCACATTTGAGAGCGACGCTACCGCGTCAGAAGGCCTCGGCACCATGCACGAGGACGTCTGGCAGAACACGATCGACGTACTCGCTAACCAGGGCGTCATTGAGACCGCACCTGAAGCTTCGTCAGTATTCGATATCTCGTTCCAGAAAGCAGCGCAGTAA
- a CDS encoding putative B6 ABC transporter ATP-binding protein, protein MSSTHASPALASEVDRDIVIRLTDITKRFPGIVANDAISLDVRRGEVHCLLGENGAGKSTLISILAGLQQPDEGSIEMNGVPTVLSSPAVSIAQGIGVVYQHSALIPTLTVLENLMLSDESNFWLDKTSAAARLAELSELLGAEIDPHMLAGDLGLGQQQQVEIAKAMWKGSEVLILDEPTSMLTPQAIDSLVESVNRLKAEGLAVIFISHKLHEAYAIGDAVTILRAGYVAGRIAPEEMHAMTEEQAKDRILEAMFGSNPETISAEQAEAAGAAEVERRGSVAADAQTVLEIAGLTTTSESGEVAISDVSLAIRAGEILGIAGIDGHGQRHLAETIAGQRTPASGSVSLDGTDVTKYKVKARQNLGVRYVTDDRLHEGIVGNLSVALNLVLKKIGESPFWRLGRMDRDAVMREADDQIAEYEIRTPSKHTRAGTLSGGNIQKILLARELSHDPRVVIFHKPTYGLDLKTVYRVRETVRDFARQGGAVLLISTDLDELAELSDRVAVVSNGRIIGEVVNDGDHVTERIGEMMVGMKTTAHSNSPEDSEQEHV, encoded by the coding sequence ATGTCCAGCACGCACGCCTCACCTGCACTCGCTTCGGAAGTTGATCGCGACATCGTGATTCGACTCACCGATATCACCAAGCGTTTTCCCGGAATCGTGGCGAATGACGCCATATCGCTCGACGTGCGACGCGGCGAGGTCCACTGCCTCCTGGGTGAGAACGGTGCAGGAAAGTCGACGCTCATCAGCATCCTTGCCGGGCTGCAGCAGCCCGATGAGGGAAGCATTGAGATGAACGGTGTGCCGACGGTGCTGAGTTCTCCAGCGGTGTCAATTGCCCAGGGCATTGGTGTGGTGTACCAGCACTCCGCGCTCATCCCGACACTCACTGTGCTCGAGAACCTTATGCTCAGTGACGAGAGCAATTTCTGGCTCGATAAAACCAGCGCAGCAGCGCGACTCGCCGAGTTGAGCGAGCTCCTCGGCGCTGAGATCGATCCGCACATGCTCGCCGGAGACTTGGGTCTCGGGCAGCAGCAACAAGTGGAGATTGCAAAGGCAATGTGGAAGGGCTCCGAGGTGCTCATCCTTGATGAGCCCACCTCGATGCTCACTCCTCAGGCGATCGACAGTCTCGTTGAGAGCGTGAACCGCCTCAAAGCAGAGGGACTCGCCGTCATTTTCATTTCTCACAAACTTCACGAAGCCTACGCGATCGGTGATGCGGTCACGATTCTCCGCGCGGGCTACGTGGCCGGACGCATCGCACCCGAAGAAATGCACGCGATGACAGAAGAACAGGCGAAAGATCGCATCCTTGAGGCGATGTTTGGATCGAACCCCGAGACGATCTCAGCCGAACAGGCCGAGGCAGCGGGGGCAGCAGAAGTGGAGCGGCGTGGCAGCGTCGCAGCTGATGCTCAGACCGTGCTTGAAATTGCGGGCCTCACGACCACTTCTGAGTCGGGAGAGGTTGCGATTTCCGACGTCAGCCTCGCTATCCGCGCCGGTGAGATTCTCGGGATCGCAGGTATCGACGGCCACGGGCAGCGCCACCTCGCAGAAACGATCGCGGGCCAGCGGACGCCGGCTTCAGGCAGCGTGTCGCTCGATGGTACGGATGTCACGAAGTACAAGGTGAAGGCACGTCAGAATCTTGGCGTACGCTACGTCACCGATGATCGACTGCACGAGGGAATTGTCGGAAATCTGAGCGTTGCGCTTAATCTCGTGCTCAAGAAAATCGGTGAATCACCGTTTTGGCGCCTGGGTCGCATGGACCGCGATGCAGTGATGCGCGAGGCCGATGATCAGATTGCGGAGTACGAGATTCGGACCCCGTCGAAGCACACAAGAGCGGGGACGCTTTCGGGCGGCAACATTCAAAAGATTCTGCTCGCACGTGAACTCTCTCACGATCCGCGAGTAGTGATCTTCCACAAACCCACTTACGGTCTTGACCTCAAGACCGTGTATCGAGTGCGTGAAACGGTGCGTGACTTCGCACGCCAGGGCGGGGCAGTGCTTCTCATTTCGACCGACCTTGATGAGCTTGCGGAGCTATCAGACCGCGTTGCCGTCGTATCAAATGGACGGATCATCGGCGAGGTTGTCAACGATGGCGATCATGTGACCGAGCGGATCGGCGAAATGATGGTCGGCATGAAGACGACCGCTCACTCGAATTCTCCGGAAGATTCGGAGCAGGAACATGTCTAA
- a CDS encoding 3-hydroxyacyl-CoA dehydrogenase family protein translates to MSTPRNITVLGSGIMGPGIAAVFARSGADVTIYDVVQDALDRAAEGVKVAEGVLDKLDAARGDRQGELSFTTSIEEALAKAEYVLEAVPEREDLKKQVIAQVESLVGPEVIIASNTSGIPITKLAEDMKHPERFVGMHWSNPPHVIPSSRWFRASKPAMQLVMLSLRSPTPSDTRLYLRARFLALLRTASCTRLCVKASRSSTKASSRRKTWTFVCGGALASSSP, encoded by the coding sequence ATGTCAACACCACGCAACATTACGGTCCTGGGTTCAGGCATCATGGGCCCCGGCATCGCTGCGGTTTTCGCACGCAGTGGCGCGGATGTCACCATCTACGACGTTGTTCAGGACGCACTTGATCGTGCTGCAGAGGGTGTCAAGGTCGCAGAAGGCGTTCTTGACAAACTCGATGCAGCACGGGGTGACCGACAGGGCGAGCTCTCATTTACGACGAGCATCGAAGAAGCGCTCGCGAAAGCAGAGTACGTTCTCGAGGCTGTCCCAGAGCGAGAGGACCTCAAAAAGCAGGTTATTGCTCAGGTCGAGTCACTCGTAGGCCCTGAGGTCATCATTGCTTCGAACACCTCGGGGATCCCGATCACGAAGCTCGCTGAAGACATGAAGCACCCCGAGCGCTTTGTGGGCATGCACTGGTCGAACCCTCCTCACGTGATCCCCTCATCGAGGTGGTTCCGGGCGAGCAAACCAGCGATGCAACTCGTGATGCTGTCGTTGCGCTCGCCAACTCCTTCGGATACGAGGCTGTACTTGAGGGCGAGGTTCCTGGCTTTGTTGAGAACCGCATCCTGTACGCGATTATGCGTGAAAGCCTCGCGCTCGTCGACGAAGGCATCATCTCGAAGGAAGACATGGACATTTGTGTGCGGTGGGGCATTGGCTTCAAGCTCGCCGTAG